The following are from one region of the Heliangelus exortis chromosome 2, bHelExo1.hap1, whole genome shotgun sequence genome:
- the LOC139793205 gene encoding transcription factor SOX-17-like codes for MSSPDAGYASSDDQAQGRCSLPIMMPAMGPCPWAETLSPLGEAKAKGETAPSGASGGGRSKSEARIRRPMNAFMVWAKDERKRLAQQNPDLHNAELSKMLGKSWKALSLSEKRPFVEEAERLRVQHMQDHPNYKYRPRRRKQVKRLKRVESGFLQHGLAEAAGPGLGSEAGGGGVGGVGGSVGGRMCVEGLGLPYGDQGYASASGAGHYRDCPPLGAGFDGYSLPTPDPSPLDAAEGEAPFFAAGLQEECALVPYGYAAHPAAEFGHPAAAAESPAGAALRRHLPPGEALGPGGSLQGLLGCPAPLHAYYGQACQPPGPGRGPPLPPVPPGPVGQPSPPPEAGPCREQLEHLPQEELLGEVDRTEFEQYLRFACKPELGLPFSGHDGAGLPAPEGAGPISSAVSDASTAVYYCGYPDV; via the exons ATGAGCAGCCCCGATGCGGGCTACGCCAGCAGCGACGACCAGGCGCAGGGGCGGTGCTCGCTGCCCATCATGATGCCAGCCATGGGCCCGTGCCCTTGGGCAGAGACGCTGAGCCCGTTGGGCGAGGCGAAAGCGAAGGGCGAGACGGCGCCGTCGGGGGCGAGCGGCGGCGGGCGGAGCAAGAGCGAGGCGCGGATCCGGCGGCCCATGAACGCCTTCATGGTGTGGGCGAAGGACGAGCGCAAGCGGCTGGCGCAGCAGAACCCGGACCTGCACAACGCCGAGCTCAGCAAGATGCTGG GTAAATCGTGGAAGGCGCTGTCGCTGTCGGAGAAGCGTCCGTTCGTAGAGGAGGCGGAGCGGCTGCGGGTGCAGCACATGCAGGACCACCCCAACTACAAGTACCGGCCGCGGCGGCGGAAGCAGGTGAAGCGCCTGAAGCGGGTGGAGAGCGGCTTCCTGCAGCACGGCCTggcggaggcggcggggccCGGGCTGGGCAGCGAGGCCGGCGGCGGCGGTGTCGGCGGCGTCGGCGGGAGCGTCGGCGGCAGGATGTGCGTGGAGGGCCTGGGCCTGCCCTACGGCGATCAGGGCTACGCGTCGGCGTCGGGCGCGGGCCACTACCGGGACTGTCCGCCGCTGGGCGCCGGCTTCGACGGCTACAGCCTGCCGACGCCGGACCCGTCTCCGCTGGACGCGGCGGAGGGCGAGGCGCCGTTCTTCGCGGcggggctgcaggaggagtgCGCGCTGGTGCCCTACGGCTACGCCGCGCACCCGGCGGCCGAGTTCGGGCacccggcggcggcggccgagAGCCCGGCGGGGGCTGCGCTGCGCCGGCACCTGCCGCCCGGCGAGGCGCTGGGCCCGGGCGGGTcgctgcaggggctgctgggctgcccgGCACCGCTGCACGCCTACTACGGGCAGGCGTGCCAGCCGCCGGGCCCGGGCCGCGgcccgccgctgccgccggtACCGCCGGGGCCGGTGGGTCAGCCGTCGCCGCCGCCCGAGGCGGGCCCGTGCCgggagcagctggagcactTGCcgcaggaggagctgctgggcgAGGTGGACCGCACCGAGTTCGAGCAGTACCTGCGCTTCGCCTGCAAGCCCgagctggggctgcccttcTCGGGCCACGACGGCGCCGGGCTGCCGGCTCCCGAGGGAGCGGGGCCCATCTCCTCGGCCGTGTCGGACGCCAGCACCGCCGTCTACTACTGCGGCTACCCCGATGTGTGA
- the LOC139793206 gene encoding transcription factor SOX-17-like, which translates to MSSPDAGYASSDDQAQGRCSLPIMMPAMGPCPWAETLSPLGEAKAKGETAPSGASGGGRSKSEARIRRPMNAFMVWAKDERKRLAQQNPDLHNAELSKMLGKSWKALSLSEKRPFVEEAERLRVQHMQDHPNYKYRPRRRKQVKRLKRVESGFLQHGLAEAAGPGLGSEAGGGGVGGVGGSVGGRMCVEGLGLPYGDQGYASASGAGHYRDCPPLGAGFDGYSLPTPDPSPLDAAEGEAPFFAAGLQEECALVPYGYAAHPAAEFGHPAAAAESPAGAALRRHLPPGEALGPGGSLQGLLGCPAPLHAYYGQACQPPGPGRGPPLPPVPPGPVGQPSPPPEAGPCREQLEHLPQEELLGEVDRTEFEQYLRFACKPELGLPFSGHDGAGLPAPEGAGPISSAVSDASTAVYYCGYPDV; encoded by the exons ATGAGCAGCCCCGATGCGGGCTACGCCAGCAGCGACGACCAGGCGCAGGGGCGGTGCTCGCTGCCCATCATGATGCCAGCCATGGGCCCGTGCCCTTGGGCAGAGACGCTGAGCCCGTTGGGCGAGGCGAAAGCGAAGGGCGAGACGGCGCCGTCGGGGGCGAGCGGCGGCGGGCGGAGCAAGAGCGAGGCGCGGATCCGGCGGCCCATGAACGCCTTCATGGTGTGGGCGAAGGACGAGCGCAAGCGGCTGGCGCAGCAGAACCCGGACCTGCACAACGCCGAGCTCAGCAAGATGCTGG GTAAATCGTGGAAGGCGCTGTCGCTGTCGGAGAAGCGTCCGTTCGTGGAGGAGGCGGAGCGGCTGCGGGTGCAGCACATGCAGGACCACCCCAACTACAAGTACCGGCCGCGGCGGCGGAAGCAGGTGAAGCGCCTGAAGCGGGTGGAGAGCGGCTTCCTGCAGCACGGCCTggcggaggcggcggggccCGGGCTGGGCAGCGAGGCCGGCGGCGGCGGTGTCGGCGGCGTCGGCGGGAGCGTCGGCGGCAGGATGTGCGTGGAAGGCCTGGGCCTGCCCTACGGCGATCAGGGCTACGCGTCGGCGTCGGGCGCGGGCCACTACCGGGACTGTCCGCCGCTGGGCGCCGGCTTCGACGGCTACAGCCTGCCGACGCCGGACCCGTCTCCGCTGGACGCGGCGGAGGGCGAGGCGCCGTTCTTCGCGGcggggctgcaggaggagtgCGCGCTGGTGCCCTACGGCTACGCCGCGCACCCGGCGGCCGAGTTCGGGCacccggcggcggcggccgagAGCCCGGCGGGGGCTGCGCTGCGCCGGCACCTGCCGCCCGGCGAGGCGCTGGGCCCGGGCGGGTcgctgcaggggctgctgggctgcccgGCACCGCTGCACGCCTACTACGGGCAGGCGTGCCAGCCGCCGGGCCCGGGCCGCGgcccgccgctgccgccggtACCGCCGGGGCCGGTGGGTCAGCCGTCGCCGCCGCCCGAGGCGGGTCCGTGCCgggagcagctggagcactTGCcgcaggaggagctgctgggcgAGGTGGACCGCACCGAGTTCGAGCAGTACCTGCGCTTCGCCTGCAAGCCCgagctggggctgcccttcTCGGGCCACGACGGCGCCGGGCTGCCGGCTCCCGAGGGAGCGGGGCCCATCTCCTCGGCCGTGTCGGACGCCAGCACCGCCGTCTACTACTGCGGCTACCCCGATGTGTGA